A genomic region of Elaeis guineensis isolate ETL-2024a chromosome 9, EG11, whole genome shotgun sequence contains the following coding sequences:
- the LOC105051677 gene encoding ferrochelatase-2, chloroplastic, translated as MGIEVLALSLPSPASQWERVSSSRQASTRGAIEMSNLELGYTTLAQSKSLPARVVLPPTCLTRNFNNPSGGQMEAWVRPCCRKKPLISKYHPGYLDPPSSSCKRSFERYSSSSEALMTSKSQAASNMLIIGNEKVGVLLLNLGGPETLEDVQPFLFNLFSDPDIIRLPRMFWFLQKPLAQFISIVRAPKSKEGYASIGGGSPLRQITEAQAEALRKALCNKNVPAKVYVGMRYWHPFTEEAIQQIKQDGITKLVVLPLYPQFSISTSGSSLRLLESIFREDEYLVNMQHTVIPSWYQREGYIKAMANLIEKELRTFGRPEKVMIFFSAHGVPLAYVEEAGDPYKAEMEECVDLIMEELEKRGITNPYTLAYQSRVGPVEWLKPYTDETIVELGQKGVKSLLAVPISFVSEHIETLEEIDVEYKELALRSGIERWGRVPALGCEPTFISDLADAVIESLPYVGAMAVSNLEARQSLVPLGSVEELLAAYDSKRGELPPPVAVWEWGWTRSAETWNGRAAMLAVLALLVLEVTTGEGFLHQWGILPLFR; from the exons ATGGGGATCGAGGTCTTGGCGCTCTCCCTCCCTTCTCCCGCCTCTCAGT GGGAGCGAGTGTCATCATCTCGTCAGGCAAGTACCAGGGGTGCAATTGAGATGAGCAACCTGGAGCTGGGATATACTACTTTGGCTCAGTCAAAATCTTTGCCTGCAAG GGTTGTTCTCCCACCAACATGTTTAACTCGAAATTTTAACAATCCTTCTGGTGGCCAAATGGAAGCTTGGGTTAGACCATGTTGTCGAAAGAAACCCTTAATTTCCAAATATCATCCTGGATATCTTGATCCACCTTCATCCAGCTGCAAACGAtcatttgaaagatattcatcatCCTCCGAGGCATTGATGACCTCTAAGTCTCAAGCTGCATCCAACATGCTTATCATTGGCAATGAAAAGGTTGGAGTCTTGTTACTTAATCTTGGAGGACCAGAGACCCTTGAAGATGTGCAACCGttcttatttaatcttttttccgACCCG GACATTATTCGGCTTCCTAGGATGTTCTGGTTTTTGCAGAAGCCTTTGGCACAATTCATATCCATTGTTAGAGCACCCAAGAGCAAAGAAGGTTATGCTTCCATAGGTGGTGGTTCTCCACTTCGACAGATAACTGAAGCACAG gcAGAAGCATTGAGGAAGGCCCTCTGTAACAAAAATGTCCCGGCAAAGGTGTATGTTGGAATGCGATATTGGCATCCTTTCACTGAGGAAGCTATTCAACAG ATTAAACAGGACGGGATAACAAAACTTGTTGTGCTTCCTCTTTATCCACAGTTTTCTATATCAACTAGTGGATCAAGTCTTCGTTTGCTCGAGAGTATATTCAG GGAGGACGAGTATCTGGTTAATATGCAACACACAGTTATACCTTCATGGTACCAGCGTGAGGGATACATCAAGGCCATggcaaatttaattgaaaaagagTTACGTACATTTGGTAGACCTGAGAAG GTAATGATATTTTTCAGTGCTCATGGAGTGCCACTCGCATATGTGGAAGAAGCTGGAGATCCATACAAAGCTGAGATGGAGGAGTGTGTAGATTTAATTATGGAAGAACTAGAAAAACGGGGAATAACAAATCCATACACCCTTGCCTACCAG AGCCGAGTTGGACCTGTGGAATGGTTGAAGCCCTACACTGATGAGACAATTGTTGAACTTGGACAAAAAGGAGTGAAAAGCCTTCTAGCTGTCCCCATTAG TTTTGTCAGTGAGCATATTGAAACCCTTGAAGAAATTGATGTGGAGTACAAAGAGTTGGCTCTGAGATCTGGCATTGAGCGatggggccgggttcctgctttAGGATGTGAGCCAACATTCATTTCTGATCTTGCTGATGCTGTTATAGAAAGTCTTCCCTACGTTGGGGCAATGGCAGTTTCCAATCTTGAGGCTCGTCAG TCGCTTGTACCCCTTGGAAGTGTAGAAGAGCTATTGGCAGCTTATGATTCAAAACGTGGGGAGCTTCCACCTCCAGTTGCAGTGTGGGAATGGGGATGGACGAGAAGCGCAGAAACCTGGAACGGCAGAGCAGCTATGTTAGCTGTGCTTGCTCTGTTGGTCCTAGAAGTAACTACGGGTGAAGGATTCTTGCACCAGTGGGGCATCCTGCCCCTGTTCCGTTGA